The proteins below are encoded in one region of Phaseolus vulgaris cultivar G19833 chromosome 1, P. vulgaris v2.0, whole genome shotgun sequence:
- the LOC137815233 gene encoding urease isoform X1, producing MKLSPREIQKLDLHNAGYLAQKRLARGLRLNYVETVALIATQILEFVRDGEKSVAELMSIGRELLGRRQVLPSVPHLVESVQVEGTFRDGTKLVTIHDPIVRENGNLELALFGSFLPVPSLDKFAENEEDHRFPGEIIFRSESLILNHGRKAIILKVVNNGDRPIQVGSHYHFIEVNPSLAFDRKKAYGMRLNIAAGNATRFEPGECKSVVLVSIGGSKVIRGGNNFVDGPVNDSNILAAMEAVPRGHTEEEDARVGITGQDYLLTTVITREEYANKYGPTTGDKIRLGDTDLFAEIEKDFAVYGDECVFGGGKVIRDGMGQSCGHCPEHSLDTVITNAVIIDYTGIVKADIGIKNGLIFSIGKAGNPCIMNDVCHKMTIGANTEVIAGEGLILTAGAIDCHVHFICPQLVHEAVTSGITTLVGGGTGPADGTRATTCTPAPNQMKMMLQSTDDMPLNFGFTGKGNCAKPDELHDIIKAGAMGLKLHEDWGSTPAAIDCCLSVAEQYDIQVNIHTDTLNESGFVEDTIAAFKGRTIHTYHSEGAGGGHAPDIIKVCGVKNVLPSSTNPTRPYTVNTIDEHHDMLMVCHHLDKDIPEDVAFADSRIRAETIAAEDILHDMGAISIISSDSQAMGRIGEVICRTWQTADKMKSQRGSLQPDEQNDNIRIKRYIAKYTINPAIANGFSKYVGSVEVDKLADLVLWKPSFFGAKPEMVIKGGVVAYANMGDPNASIPTPEPVIMRPMFGAFGKAGSAHSIAFVNKVAFDNGVKASYGLNKRVEAVENVRKLTKLDMKLNDALPEITVDPETYTVTADGEVLTCTAAKTVPLSTNYFLF from the exons ATGAAACTAAGTCCAAGGGAGATCCAGAAACTGGACCTGCACAATGCTGGCTACCTTGCACAGAAACGCCTTGCTCGCGGTTTAAGGCTCAATTATGTTGAAACTGTGGCTCTCATAGCAACACAG ATTTTGGAATTTGTTCGTGACGGTGAGAAGAGTGTTGCAGAGTTAATGTCCATTGGGAGAGAACTTCTGGGAAG GAGACAAGTTCTTCCATCTGTTCCACATCTTGTGGAAAGTGTTCAG GTTGAAGGCACCTTTCGTGATGGGACTAAGTTAGTCACCATTCATGACCCAATCGTTCGTGAGAATGGAAACCTTGAACTTGCATTATTTGGTTCTTTTCTTCCAG TACCTTCACTTGACAAGTTTGCAGAGAACGAAGAAGATCATAGATTTCCTGGAGAAATAATATTTAGAAGTGAAAGTCTGATTCTTAACCATGGAAGGAAAGCGATAATTCTCAAAGTTGTCAACAATGGAGACAGGCCAATTCAG GTTGGAAGCCACTATCATTTTATTGAAGTAAATCCTTCCTTAGCCTTTGATAGAAAGAAAGCATATGGCATGCGCCTCAATATAGCAGCTGGGAATGCCACACGCTTTGAG CCAGGGGAATGTAAAAGTGTTGTACTTGTCAGCATTGGAGGCAGCAAAGTCATCAGAGGAGGTAATAACTTTGTTGATGGTCCAGTTAATGATTCCAATATCTTAGCAGCCATGGAGGCTGTGCCCAGGGGACATACAGAAGAGGAAGATGCAAg GGTAGGTATTACTGGACAAGACTATTTACTCACCACAGTAATTACTCGAGAGGAATATGCTAACAAGTATGGCCCTACAACTGGCGACAAAATCCGTCTTGGTGATACTGACTTGTTTGCTGAAATTGAAAAAGATTTTGCTGTCTATGGTGATGAATGTGTTTTTGGAGGTGGGAAAGTCATAAGAGATGGAATGGGTCAATCGTGTGGTCATTGTCCTGAGCATTCCTTGGATACTGTTATAACAAATGCTGTGATAATTGATTATACTGGAATTGTCAAAGCAGATATTGGAATTAAAAATGGATTGATTTTCTCAATTGGAAAAGCAGGAAATCCATGCATTATGAATGATGTATGTCATAAAATGACAATTGGG GCTAATACTGAAGTTATTGCTGGAGAGGGCTTGATTTTGACAGCTGGGGCTATAGATTGTCATGTTCATTTTATATGCCCTCAGTTAGTACATGAGGCCGTAACAAGTG GTATCACAACACTAGTGGGAGGAGGAACAGGACCTGCTGATGGAACACGTGCTACAACTTGTACACCGGCCCCAAATCAGATGAAAATGATGCTACAATCAACGGATGACATGCCTTTGAACTTTGGTTTCACTGGAAAa GGGAATTGTGCCAAACCTGATGAACTACATGACATAATCAAAGCTGGAGCTATGGGACTGAAGCTGCATGAGGATTGGGGCTCTACACCGGCTGCAATAGACTGTTGTTTGTCAGTTGCAGAACAATATGATATCCAG GTTAACATACATACTGACACCTTAAATGAATCTGGATTTGTCGAAGATACAATTGCTGCATTTAAAGGGAGAACTATTCATACTTATCACAG TGAAGGTGCAGGTGGTGGCCATGCTCCAGATATCATAAAAGTATGTGGTGTGAAGAATGTTCTTCCCTCTTCAACAAATCCCACACGCCCTTATACGGTTAATACCATAGATGAGCATCATGATATGTTG ATGGTCTGCCATCATCTTGATAAGGATATTCCAGAAGATGTAGCTTTTGCAGATTCAAGAATAAGGGCTGAAACAATTGCTGCTGAAGATATTTTGCATGATATGGGGGCAATTAGCATTATATCTTCTGATTCACAGGCTATGGGTCGAATTGGAGAG GTGATATGCAGAACTTGGCAAACTGCTGATAAGATGAAGTCACAAAGAGGATCACTGCAACCTGATGAACAAAATGACAACATTCGGATCAAACGTTATATTGCAAAGTACACTATAAATCCAGCTATAGCAAATGGTTTCTCAAAATATGTTGGTTCAGTTGAG GTGGATAAGTTAGCTGATCTTGTATTATGGAAGCCATCATTTTTTGGAGCCAAACCAGAAATGGTGATCAAAGGTGGTGTGGTTGCATATGCTAACATGGGTGACCCAAATGCAAGCATTCCCACACCTGAACCG GTGATTATGAGACCTATGTTCGGGGCATTTGGCAAGGCTGGTAGTGCACACTCCATTGCTTTTGTGAACAAG GTAGCTTTCGACAATGGGGTAAAAGCTTCATATGGGCTTAACAAGAGGGTGGAAGCTGTGGAAAATGTGAGGAAGCTCACCAAGCTAGACATGAAACTGAATGATGCTCTTCCAGAAATCACTGTGGATCCCGAAACATACACAGTTACAGCAGATGGAGAGGTTCTCACCTGCACCGCAGCCAAGACTGTTCCTCTTTCTACAAATTACTTCCTCTTTTAA
- the LOC137815236 gene encoding U-box domain-containing protein 45-like produces MDIAEVEENLFAASDAKLHGEMCKCLSAIYCKILLLFPSLEAARPRSKSGIQALCSLHVALEKAKNVLRHCSESSKLYLAITADSVLLKFEKAKCALEDSLKRVEDIVPQSIGCQIDEIVNELSSTVFALDPSEKQVGDDLIALLQKGRKLNDSNDSGELECFHLAATTIGITSSRAALAERRSLKKLIERARAEDDRRKESIIAYLLHLMRKYSKLFRSEFSDDNDSQGSQPCSPTVQRSLEDGSTGGHCHVFDRQLSKLSSFNFKPSNRESGQMLALPEELRCPISLQLMSDPVIIASGQTYERVCIEKWFRDGHKTCPKTQQKLSHLSLTPNYCVKGLVASWCEQNGVAIPEGPPESLDFNYWRLALSDTESTNSRSANSVGSFQLKGVKVVPVEESGISEQMGGKAAEDFSAQEEDHERYLSFLKVLSEGDNWKRKCKVVEQLRLLLRDDEEARIFMGANGFVDALMQFLQSAVHEGDVTALENGAMALFNLAVNNNRNKEIMLSAGILSLLEDMISKTSSYGCVAALYLNLSCLEEAKDVIGTSQAVQFLIQILHTKTEVQCKIDSLHALYNLSTLSSNIPHLLSSGIIDSLQSLLVVDQGDCTVTEKCLAVLINLAVSPAGREQMMMAPALISALASTLDTGELMEQEQAASCLLILCNRSEQCCEMVLQEGVIPALVSLTVNGTSRGREKAQKLLMVFREQRQREHSPVKTNECEPESSALSMPPPETKPLCKSISRRKVVGKAISFLWKSKSYSVYQC; encoded by the exons ATGGATATTGCCGAGGTTGAAGAAAATCTTTTTGCAGCAAGCGATGCCAAG TTACATGGAGAAATGTGCAAGTGTCTTTCTGCAATATACTGCAAGATATTGTTATTATTTCCTTCTTTAGAAGCAGCTAGGCCTAGGAGCAAATCTGGAATTCAGGCATTATGCTCATTGCATGTAGCCTTAGAAAAGGCAAAGAATGTTCTTCGACACTGCTCAGAATCTAGTAAACTTTACTTG GCTATAACCGCGGATTCTGTTCttctaaaatttgaaaaggCTAAATGTGCTCTTGAGGATAGTCTTAAACGAGTGGAAGATATTGTTCCTCAATCTATTGGTTGTCAG ATTGATGAAATTGTGAATGAACTTTCAAGTACGGTATTTGCACTTGATCCGTCAGAGAAGCAAGTTGGGGATGATTTAATTGCATTGCTTCAAAAGGGAAGAAAGCTTAATGACTCTAATGACAGTGGTGAACTTGAATGTTTTCATCTAGCTGCTACTACTATTGGAATCACTTCTTCAAGAGCAGCTCTTGCAGAAAGAAGATCTCTAAAAAAACTCATAGAAAGAGCTCGAGCTGAGGATGATAGGCGGAAAGAATCAATTATTGCTTACCTTTTACACCTTATGAGGAAATATTCCAAATTATTTAGAAGTGAGTTCTCTGATGATAATGATTCTCAGGGTTCTCAACCTTGTTCTCCCACTGTTCAGAGATCTCTTGAGGATGGCAGTACTGGTGGTCATTGTCATGTCTTTGACAGACAGCTTTCAAAACTTAGTTCCTTTAACTTTAAGCCAAGTAATAGGGAATCAGGGCAGATGCTCGCTTTGCCTGAAGAGTTACGATGCCCAATATCTCTGCAACTTATGAGTGATCCTGTTATAATTGCTTCTGGGCAAACATATGAAAGGGTTTGCATAGAGAAATGGTTTAGAGATGGGCACAAGACCTGCCCAAAGACGCAACAGAAACTTTCACATCTTTCATTGACTCCTAATTACTGTGTTAAGGGTCTTGTGGCTAGTTGGTGTGAACAGAATGGAGTTGCTATTCCTGAAGGTCCTCCTGAATCTCTTGATTTTAACTACTGGAGGTTGGCATTATCAGATACTGAATCCACAAATTCAAGATCTGCAAACAGTGTTGGCTCTTTCCAGTTGAAGGGTGTCAAAGTTGTTCCTGTAGAAGAGAGTGGTATCTCAGAGCAAATGGGGGGGAAAGCAGCTGAAGATTTTTCTGCACAAGAGGAAGATCATGAGCGGTATCTTAGTTTTCTTAAAGTCTTGTCAGAAGGGGACAATTGGAAGAGGAAGTGCAAAGTTGTTGAACAGTTGAGGCTGTTGCTGCGTGATGACGAGGAAGCCAGGATTTTTATGGGGGCTAATGGATTTGTTGATGCACTTATGCAATTTCTGCAATCAGCTGTGCACGAAGGAGATGTGACGGCTCTTGAAAATGGAGCCATGGCTCTGTTCAACCTGGCTGTGAATAACAACAG AAATAAGGAAATTATGTTATCAGCAGGAATCCTGTCGCTGTTGGAGGACATGATATCAAAAACTAGTTCCTATGGTTGTGTAGCCGCCCTGTATCTGAATCTTTCTTGCCTTGAAGAAGCCAAGGACGTGATCGGCACGAGTCAGGCTGTCCAGTTCCTTATCCAGATTCTTCACACCAAGACAGAAGTCCAGTGCAAGATAGATTCCCTCCATGCACTCTATAACCTTTCTACTTTGTCCTCCAACATTCCACATCTCCTTTCATCTGGCATCATTGATAGCCTACAATCCCTTCTTGTAGTAGACCAGGGTGATTGCACTGTGACAGAAAAATGCCTCGCTGTTTTGATAAATTTGGCTGTTTCTCCAGCAGGAAGAGAGCAAATGATGATGGCTCCTGCACTCATAAGTGCCTTGGCTTCCACGCTGGATACCGGCGAGCTCATGGAGCAGGAGCAAGCCGCCTCTTGTCTCCTGATTTTGTGTAACAGAAGTGAGCAATGTTGTGAGATGGTCTTGCAAGAAGGGGTTATCCCTGCGTTGGTGTCATTAACAGTGAATGGAACCTCGAGAGGAAGAGAAAAGGCTCAGAAACTCTTGATGGTGTTCCGAGAGCAGCGACAACGGGAGCATTCACCTGTTAAGACAAATGAATGTGAACCTGAAAGTAGTGCTTTGTCTATGCCTCCTCCTGAAACGAAACCGTTATGTAAATCAATATCTAGAAGAAAGGTGGTAGGGAAAGCTATTAGCTTTCTCTGGAAAAGCAAGAGCTATTCTGTTTACCAGTGTTAA
- the LOC137815237 gene encoding OVARIAN TUMOR DOMAIN-containing deubiquitinating enzyme 4-like isoform X1 yields the protein MPQPEKSLGNKLPIISIPGDGRCLFRSVVYGACLRSGEPSPSLSRQKELADELRAKVVDEFIKRRADTEWFLEGDFETYTVQMRKPHIWGGEPELLMSSHVLQMPITVVMQDKNSSNLKVIAEYGEEYGKDNPIRVIYHGYGHYDALLKTSTGFVQS from the exons ATGCCACAGCCAGAAAAATCGCTCGGTAACAAACTTCCAATAATTA GCATTCCAGGAGACGGTAGATGTTTGTTTAGGTCTGTGGTGTATGGTGCATGTCTCAGATCAGGTGAACCATCTCCAAGTCTTAGTAGGCAAAAGGAACTTGCAGATGAACTTAGAGCCAAA GTTGTGGATGAATTCATCAAGAGGAGGGCAGATACTGAATG gtttctagaaggtgacttcGAAACATATACAGTGCAGATGCGAAAGCCTCACATATGGGGAGGAGAACCTGAACTTCTCATGTCCTCACATGTTCTACA GATGCCTATAACAGTGGTCATGCAGGATAAGAATTCAAGTAACCTTAAAGTTATAGCTGAATATGGTGAGGAATATGGGAAGGATAACCCTATTCGAGTGATTTATCATGGTTATGGCCACTATGATGCATTATTGAAGACTTCCACTGGTTTTGTGCAGTCTTAG
- the LOC137815235 gene encoding uncharacterized protein produces the protein MMVLANSGSGLRKQVFPVNYETELSQRLVDAAYYGDTDAAVDCVANPSVDVNFVGTVSFKSKTTEIVLQDESPHRVNSAYEEFKTDLTALFLAAHTGNLTLLRKLLNVGANVNMRMFRGYAITASVREGHLKVLEVLLNAGASQLACEEALMEASYLGRGRFVELLMQSNMIRPQVTVHALVSACCRGFVEVVDVLIKHGVDANAIDRTLLQSSKPFLHANVDCNALFAAVVSRQIDVVRLLLQVGVRLDKKVKLGAWSWDTDTGEEFRVGVGLAEAYPITWCAVEYFESTGAILHMLLCHLSPNTLHNGRSLLHHAIICNNEKAVNILLNNGADAEVMVQTTEGTNEYPIHIAARLGSCNILQCLIKGGCNLDSQTKCGDSALMICTRHKHEKCLGVLASAGADLGMVNSSGHCATSTANFVQWTKVYQKVILDVIRAGKVVKSSNAARFSALLFATRANDIEGLKKLIEDENTNLNEQNGNGFSAAMIAAVVGNVEAFKLLLYAGADMTKLKNKYGLTVLNVVDVSQNSEVFHKVMLEYALKSGEGDGSTEANPLHRACCYGDTSIVHKLLKEGYAVNGFDGEGHTPLMLAARACRGEMCELLISHGAKCDVQNERHETPLSLSRENGAGNDAERVILDELARTLVLRGARVKKHTKCGKGSPHGKLLQMIGAAGILRWGKSSKRNVICKEAEVGASVKFRWNRRRKFDVEEPGLFHVVTTTKEKQVHFVCEGGVEMAELWVRGIKLVTREAISGRRAHNV, from the exons atgaTGGTGCTGGCAAATTCTGGTTCGGGGCTTCGGAAACAGGTTTTTCCGGTGAACTACGAGACGGAGCTGTCGCAGCGTCTGGTAGACGCGGCTTATTACGGCGACACCGACGCTGCGGTTGATTGCGTCGCCAATCCCTCGGTCGACGTTAACTTCGTCGGAACGGTATCGTTTAAGTCCAAGACGACGGAGATCGTGCTGCAGGACGAGTCGCCTCACCGAGTTAACTCGGCGTACGAGGAGTTCAAGACCGACCTCACCGCTCTGTTCCTGGCCGCGCACACAGGGAATTTAACACTCCTTAGGAAGCTTCTG AATGTTGGAGCTAATGTAAATATGAGAATGTTCCGGGGCTATGCCATAACAGCATCAGTGAGAGAAGGGCATCTAAAAGTGTTGGAGGTTCTTCTCAATGCTGGGGCATCACAACTTGCATGCGAAGAGGCTTTAATGGAAGCAAGCTATTTGGGGAGGGGCAGATTTGTTGAATTACTCATGCAATCCAACATGATTCGTCCTCAGGTTACAGTTCATGCCCTTGTCTCTGCTTGTTGCAGAGGCTTCGTTGAGGTTGTTGATGTACTCATCAAG CATGGAGTGGATGCCAATGCAATTGATAGGACTTTGCTTCAATCTTCAAAGCCATTTCTTCATGCTAATGTTGATTGCAATGCATTATTTGCTGCTGTGGTCAGCAGGCAGATTGATGTTGTTAGATTACTGTTGCAG GTTGGTGTAAGGCTTGACAAGAAGGTGAAACTGGGGGCTTGGTCCTGGGACACAGACACAGGAGAAGAATTTCGTGTAGGTGTTGGACTAGCTGAGGCCTATCCAATCACCTGGTGTGCTGTGGAGTATTTTGAATCCACTGGTGCTATATTGCATATGCTGCTCTGCCATCTCTCACCTAATACCTTACACAATGGGAGGAGTCTCTTGCACCATGCTATCATTTGCAACAACGAAAAAGCTGTAAATATACTTCTAAACAATGGTGCTGATGCAGAAGTGATGGTTCAAACCACTGAAGGAACCAATGAATACCCTATTCACATTGCTGCACGGCTTGGATCATGCAACATTCTTCAGTGCCTGATTAAAGGTGGTTGCAACTTGGATTCCCAAACAAAATGTGGAGATTCAGCACTGATGATCTGCACAAGGCACAAACATGAGAAGTGCCTTGGGGTCCTAGCATCAGCAGGTGCTGATCTGGGAATGGTAAATTCATCAGGTCACTGTGCAACTTCAACTGCAAACTTTGTTCAGTGGACCAAAGTCTATCAGAAAGTGATTTTGGATGTAATCAGAGCCGGGAAGGTTGTTAAATCAAGCAATGCTGCTAGATTCTCCGCTTTGTTATTTGCAACTCGTGCAAATGACATAGAGGGTTTGAAGAAACTCATTGAAGACGAAAACACCAATCTGAATGAGCAAAATGGCAACGGATTTTCTGCTGCTATGATAGCTGCTGTAGTAGGCAACGTGGAAGCTTTCAAGTTGCTTCTTTATGCAGGTGCTGACATGACTAAGCTTAAAAACAAATATGGTTTGACAGTGCTTAACGTGGTAGATGTGAGCCAAAACAGTGAAGTGTTCCACAAGGTGATGCTTGAATATGCACTTAAAAGTGGTGAAGGCGATGGTTCAACTGAAGCAAACCCTCTCCACCGTGCATGTTGCTATGGAGACACAAGTATTGTTCACAAACTACTAAAAGAAGGGTATGCAGTAAATGGTTTTGATGGTGAAGGACACACCCCTCTGATGTTAGCAGCAAGAGCATGCCGTGGTGAAATGTGTGAGCTTTTGATCTCACATGGAGCTAAATGTGATGTTCAAAACGAGAGACACGAGACACCCCTTTCACTTTCCAGAGAAAATGGTGCAGGAAATGATGCTGAACGTGTGATTTTGGATGAGCTAGCAAGAACACTGGTCTTGCGTGGAGCTCGTGTGAAGAAGCATACAAAGTGTGGCAAAGGTTCACCTCATGGTAAGTTACTACAGATGATTGGTGCTGCTGGAATCTTACGTTGGGGAAAATCAAGTAAGAGAAATGTGATTTGTAAAGAGGCTGAGGTTGGAGCAAGTGTGAAATTTCGATGGAATCGTAGGAGGAAGTTTGATGTTGAAGAACCAGGATTGTTCCATGTTGTTACGACAACAAAAGAGAAGCAGGTACATTTTGTGTGtgaaggtggtgttgaaatgGCTGAGTTGTGGGTGAGGGGGATTAAATTAGTAACCAGAGAAGCCATTTCTGGTAGAAGAGCTCATAACGTTTGA
- the LOC137815233 gene encoding urease isoform X2, producing the protein METGQFRFLPVGSHYHFIEVNPSLAFDRKKAYGMRLNIAAGNATRFEPGECKSVVLVSIGGSKVIRGGNNFVDGPVNDSNILAAMEAVPRGHTEEEDARVGITGQDYLLTTVITREEYANKYGPTTGDKIRLGDTDLFAEIEKDFAVYGDECVFGGGKVIRDGMGQSCGHCPEHSLDTVITNAVIIDYTGIVKADIGIKNGLIFSIGKAGNPCIMNDVCHKMTIGANTEVIAGEGLILTAGAIDCHVHFICPQLVHEAVTSGITTLVGGGTGPADGTRATTCTPAPNQMKMMLQSTDDMPLNFGFTGKGNCAKPDELHDIIKAGAMGLKLHEDWGSTPAAIDCCLSVAEQYDIQVNIHTDTLNESGFVEDTIAAFKGRTIHTYHSEGAGGGHAPDIIKVCGVKNVLPSSTNPTRPYTVNTIDEHHDMLMVCHHLDKDIPEDVAFADSRIRAETIAAEDILHDMGAISIISSDSQAMGRIGEVICRTWQTADKMKSQRGSLQPDEQNDNIRIKRYIAKYTINPAIANGFSKYVGSVEVDKLADLVLWKPSFFGAKPEMVIKGGVVAYANMGDPNASIPTPEPVIMRPMFGAFGKAGSAHSIAFVNKVAFDNGVKASYGLNKRVEAVENVRKLTKLDMKLNDALPEITVDPETYTVTADGEVLTCTAAKTVPLSTNYFLF; encoded by the exons ATGGAGACAGGCCAATTCAGGTTTTTGCCT GTTGGAAGCCACTATCATTTTATTGAAGTAAATCCTTCCTTAGCCTTTGATAGAAAGAAAGCATATGGCATGCGCCTCAATATAGCAGCTGGGAATGCCACACGCTTTGAG CCAGGGGAATGTAAAAGTGTTGTACTTGTCAGCATTGGAGGCAGCAAAGTCATCAGAGGAGGTAATAACTTTGTTGATGGTCCAGTTAATGATTCCAATATCTTAGCAGCCATGGAGGCTGTGCCCAGGGGACATACAGAAGAGGAAGATGCAAg GGTAGGTATTACTGGACAAGACTATTTACTCACCACAGTAATTACTCGAGAGGAATATGCTAACAAGTATGGCCCTACAACTGGCGACAAAATCCGTCTTGGTGATACTGACTTGTTTGCTGAAATTGAAAAAGATTTTGCTGTCTATGGTGATGAATGTGTTTTTGGAGGTGGGAAAGTCATAAGAGATGGAATGGGTCAATCGTGTGGTCATTGTCCTGAGCATTCCTTGGATACTGTTATAACAAATGCTGTGATAATTGATTATACTGGAATTGTCAAAGCAGATATTGGAATTAAAAATGGATTGATTTTCTCAATTGGAAAAGCAGGAAATCCATGCATTATGAATGATGTATGTCATAAAATGACAATTGGG GCTAATACTGAAGTTATTGCTGGAGAGGGCTTGATTTTGACAGCTGGGGCTATAGATTGTCATGTTCATTTTATATGCCCTCAGTTAGTACATGAGGCCGTAACAAGTG GTATCACAACACTAGTGGGAGGAGGAACAGGACCTGCTGATGGAACACGTGCTACAACTTGTACACCGGCCCCAAATCAGATGAAAATGATGCTACAATCAACGGATGACATGCCTTTGAACTTTGGTTTCACTGGAAAa GGGAATTGTGCCAAACCTGATGAACTACATGACATAATCAAAGCTGGAGCTATGGGACTGAAGCTGCATGAGGATTGGGGCTCTACACCGGCTGCAATAGACTGTTGTTTGTCAGTTGCAGAACAATATGATATCCAG GTTAACATACATACTGACACCTTAAATGAATCTGGATTTGTCGAAGATACAATTGCTGCATTTAAAGGGAGAACTATTCATACTTATCACAG TGAAGGTGCAGGTGGTGGCCATGCTCCAGATATCATAAAAGTATGTGGTGTGAAGAATGTTCTTCCCTCTTCAACAAATCCCACACGCCCTTATACGGTTAATACCATAGATGAGCATCATGATATGTTG ATGGTCTGCCATCATCTTGATAAGGATATTCCAGAAGATGTAGCTTTTGCAGATTCAAGAATAAGGGCTGAAACAATTGCTGCTGAAGATATTTTGCATGATATGGGGGCAATTAGCATTATATCTTCTGATTCACAGGCTATGGGTCGAATTGGAGAG GTGATATGCAGAACTTGGCAAACTGCTGATAAGATGAAGTCACAAAGAGGATCACTGCAACCTGATGAACAAAATGACAACATTCGGATCAAACGTTATATTGCAAAGTACACTATAAATCCAGCTATAGCAAATGGTTTCTCAAAATATGTTGGTTCAGTTGAG GTGGATAAGTTAGCTGATCTTGTATTATGGAAGCCATCATTTTTTGGAGCCAAACCAGAAATGGTGATCAAAGGTGGTGTGGTTGCATATGCTAACATGGGTGACCCAAATGCAAGCATTCCCACACCTGAACCG GTGATTATGAGACCTATGTTCGGGGCATTTGGCAAGGCTGGTAGTGCACACTCCATTGCTTTTGTGAACAAG GTAGCTTTCGACAATGGGGTAAAAGCTTCATATGGGCTTAACAAGAGGGTGGAAGCTGTGGAAAATGTGAGGAAGCTCACCAAGCTAGACATGAAACTGAATGATGCTCTTCCAGAAATCACTGTGGATCCCGAAACATACACAGTTACAGCAGATGGAGAGGTTCTCACCTGCACCGCAGCCAAGACTGTTCCTCTTTCTACAAATTACTTCCTCTTTTAA
- the LOC137815237 gene encoding OVARIAN TUMOR DOMAIN-containing deubiquitinating enzyme 4-like isoform X2 produces MPQPEKSLGIPGDGRCLFRSVVYGACLRSGEPSPSLSRQKELADELRAKVVDEFIKRRADTEWFLEGDFETYTVQMRKPHIWGGEPELLMSSHVLQMPITVVMQDKNSSNLKVIAEYGEEYGKDNPIRVIYHGYGHYDALLKTSTGFVQS; encoded by the exons ATGCCACAGCCAGAAAAATCGCTCG GCATTCCAGGAGACGGTAGATGTTTGTTTAGGTCTGTGGTGTATGGTGCATGTCTCAGATCAGGTGAACCATCTCCAAGTCTTAGTAGGCAAAAGGAACTTGCAGATGAACTTAGAGCCAAA GTTGTGGATGAATTCATCAAGAGGAGGGCAGATACTGAATG gtttctagaaggtgacttcGAAACATATACAGTGCAGATGCGAAAGCCTCACATATGGGGAGGAGAACCTGAACTTCTCATGTCCTCACATGTTCTACA GATGCCTATAACAGTGGTCATGCAGGATAAGAATTCAAGTAACCTTAAAGTTATAGCTGAATATGGTGAGGAATATGGGAAGGATAACCCTATTCGAGTGATTTATCATGGTTATGGCCACTATGATGCATTATTGAAGACTTCCACTGGTTTTGTGCAGTCTTAG
- the LOC137815238 gene encoding uncharacterized protein, with the protein MSALFNFHSFLTVILLGICACTYFKMQFPAILDQKTGFRGFFWKAARIGERLSPWVAVGCFMMGVSIIFF; encoded by the exons ATG TCAGCGCTTTTCAATTTCCACTCATTTCTAACTGTGATACTTCTGGGGATATGTGCCTGCACTTATTTCAAGATGCAGTTTCCTGCAATCCTAGACCAGAAAACTGG ATTTCGTGGTTTCTTCTGGAAGGCGGCAAGAATAG GTGAACGGTTAAGCCCGTGGGTAGCTGTGGGTTGCTTTATGATGGGTGTTTCAATAATATTCTTCTAA